ATTTCCATCTCGGTAATCTAATTCTGTAGTTTCCAATTCTGTATTCCGTAACTTCCTCACTTGTAATTGTCATGACTTCCTCAACTGTACTTGTTGCAACTTCCCCGAATGGCAGCATCTTTTAAGACTTTTCTGCAATCGTATTACAAGTTTCCGTACAATCGTATCAtaattttccttcatttcTGTTTGTCGAAATAAATATgtcctgggcccataacctgttagatTTACAGATTTCCAGTAATAGTTAATAAACCAGAGAGATACGAAATAGGTATAACTTTAATGTTAAACGACTTTTTTAGCTGAATATTACAATTAGACTGACTTGCTCACTATGATTCAACATCAATAGAATTACGATTTGGTGAACTAAATTTGAGCAAATCCAACATACTGCTGGTGCCTTGAATAGTGGGATTGCGTCTACTTGCTATTCggtttaggtttcaaatgTATCCAAGAAGTTATAGGCACAATGTTTCACAGATTCTGGAACACAGAATGAATCCCTGCTGTTAAGTCTGGATCTGTAGATATATTAGTTTGAAGTCAAATGAGGATTCCATTTCTTCTAGcgggtgaaaataaaatctctttttcttttcaacgGAGTCCCTTTGACTTCAAATGGATTTATCTATAGATACAAACCTGATAGCAGAGATTCAATTTGTGTTCCATAGTTGTTCGGATTTATGTAACAACTAGACGTACTTTTAAAAAGAAGTCGCATTTAACGGACATTTTCCTTATGCAAAGTTTAATATTTCTTCAAGATAGgcaattcaaatgaaatgttagtttgattttgaatatagccagccatttcataacgaaacgttttaccgcTCGGAACATCTCCAAATTCTAATGGTTGCATTTCAGAATCACTGTACCTACAAAGGGCTCATATTCGAGAATAGCCAAACGCTTTGCATTATCCTCAACCAAATATGATGTATTGTGCCCTCTTACCTACTACTACCAATTAGAATTAACAAAAGGCTTTATACGAAGCCAAACGTGCTTATCTCTATCTCATACTGGTTCACTTcaagaatattttcattgaattaaatACGTTTCAGTCCTTTTGATATCGTAATACGTTTAGGTTTATGGCGTACTGCTACTCTTTCATTCGTAAATAAATATGCAAACGTTCATTACATAATTCAAAGCATGTTTGTGGCTGAACATTACATGTTCTTTATGAATACTCGGTAAAGAGCCAAGTGTCTTATTAAGCATACCTCTAATATGCCAACCGAAACGCTTCATACAGAGTCAGATTCAGTTGAAAATCTAACGTATATAACCCGGCTTATATTAATGAGACGCAAAGTATGGCAGCGTTTGAATTTGATTGTTCACGATGTACGGCTCTATATATATACCTTCTTGTTAACTCAACACATCCCATTAAATTTATGCGATGCATGTGAAAACTGAAGCTAAACGACGCGACGATACGTATACCGTACACAtgccgaaaatttaaattttacaccttTTTTACTGCCATTCGCTCTTTTAATTGACTTAATGGCAATGATGATACCTCTCTCACTTTTATCGCAAGTAGATTTCATTGTATCGTGTCAATCTATTGGGTAATTTGCACACGAATATTTTCGCTCAATGCGGCTTAGTAAAAGAAAGTTtgggggaaaaaaatttggaaacaaAATGTGCTGTCTCCTGgtttccagaatttttttttcacaaacttTCTTCCATACCAAAAAATTGGCAAAGAAAGATGATGAGGGAGTTAAGTTCAACATGAGAGAATTGCAGACGTGACGTACTGTATAAACGATACCTAAAGCCCATCGAGAACATTGCTATAAGCTAAATCCTACAACTAACAAAACTCTggatttattcatttaaacgAAAGTGTTTCTTGTTCTAATTAGCATtgtaatttcgaaaatgtgcACCTGCTGCACCACTCATAAATTATTAGAACACAGTTTCCGTTTCTGTGTAGCTTGCTATACTACATTATCAAGTACACGTTTTCTGTTGCGATTTGTTAATTATTATTGCAATTCCCTTTATGTTGAACATATATATGTTAGACAAACACTATACGATTTCAAGTGGAAACCATCGATTTCTTTCGATTTCGTTTATCCTATTATATGATCATCGAAATATTCAagtatcatcatcatcataaggACCTACATGGTATCAATGCAACGATAAAAACCATTTGAATGAATATCAATGTTTGTCTGTTGTTGGAATGAAATGTGCGCTGCGAGCGTGATATGTACGTATACGTACACTCTCTGTGATATTAAGGGAAagaattcataaataaatattattttcgtttcaacCCCATCCGAAGCCAAGCaagggagaaaaaaaatatttggagtgTATATGCTCTGAGCTACAAGCAATATCAATGGCAGACACATTGTCGGCTGTTGTGTTGAGACATTAGATGGTAGGGTCACACCATCGGGGCGTAAATCATTTGTTATGTGACACTTTCGAATTTTGATATTGCACTCCGGTTCACTCGTATATATTTGAGCCaacgaaagaaatttattgcaaattttataattaaaattgttctCAACTTTGTCctaattttggtttttctcaattatttttccaGATCAGAGCACTACAATAACCtccaaaaagaagaagagaaattgaataattcgattaacaacaacaatttacaAGTAGCGTCTGGTGGTGCCAGTCCTCTAAAAGATCATTCGAATATACAAAATAATCGTGTGCCTACATCAACTGCCAGTGAAACGTCCCGAGTAGAAAGTAGATTGGAAAGTACCAACACGCAGCCAACGgaacaaaatcagaaaaattcaCCTTCACAGCCACAACAACGTCAACAACCGGCAGTATCATCACCAAATGTTCTAGCTAAGACTTACACCACAAAGAATACGGTTACGTCTACGCAATCATCGACTACATCGCACGTACAATCAAACACAACTACTACATCAAGCAACGAACGACCTCTAAAGTGTCTTGAAACCCTTGCCCAAAAGGCAGGCATAACCTTTGACGAAAAATACGAAGTAGCTAGTACACTCCTTACGCTGGAGAAATCACAGAGCCCCGCGCAGCAGGTTGCTGCGCCAACGTCGGTGCCCCTGCAAATATCACAAGAACAGTTGCAACAGCTGTACTTACAGCAAGCATATGGAGGAGCCGTTCAAGTGAAACAGGAGTTTCCGAACCAAACCATTAGCAATATGGAGTTGAAACAACAGATTGCCGACCACAATCAGCAACAAGTACAGCAAATGCAGATTGTCGAAGCACCACCCAGTCCACATCAACCGCCTAACAGTTCAGCGATGTCGATGCCTCAACAGAATCAACAGAATGCCACGATAAACACGATGTCGCCTCTTCAACTGTCCAGTGGTCAAATGCCAGCTGATTGGGGTGGTCGAGTACAAGTTGTGCAACAACAGATCCAAAACCCTCAGTATTTACAAGGAATGTACGGAGCGCCACAAGTTTTAATGAACGGAAACATTTTGACACCTGGACTTGGGCCACAAGTCCAAGTAATTGCTGCCGGAAAGCACTTTCAAGGCGGTCAGTTAACATCTCAAATGCTTGCTCAAGGTAAACAAATGATTGGTAATGGACAGGGATTTAGCGGAACTTACACGCTACCAACCATTCCATCGAGCCAACAGCAAACTTTGCTGTTTAGTCCAGTAAGTGCAGTAAATGTGATCAGCTCACCCcagcaacagcaacaacaaaatattttaccggcACTTACGTCTAACCAAGGGAATGCTAACAAGCAACCGACCCAACAAGACTTACAAAAAGCCGCCTTAGGACAAAAAGTCTTGCAAAAAATCACTGCCAATGGAACGCTTAGCAATAATCAAATTCAGGGAAACAATCAGGCCGGCGGTCAATGTGTTCAAGTATCTCAGGCGATGCCCACAGCTCAAATGATCAGTCCAATACAGCAAGCTGGTGCTCAACATATGCAATTCGCTCCGTGGAATGCAATACCACAATTTCAGTGGACCAATGGACTGTCACCGCAGCCTATGTTAGCCCAAAACAATCGTTATATTATCGCAACAAATCAAGATGGAACAGCTGGTCTTCAATTCATTCAACATAATCCACAAACGAATCAAACAATTCAAACGCAACCTCAGACGCAGACCTTAGCACTGTCCAATTTGCAACAAGctgtacaacaacaacaacaacaacagcagcaggTAGATCTGTGCATTTAGCCAtgtaacaataaattaattgacgTTGTTTAATTTagcagcaacaacagcaaGCCCAGCAAGTGCAACAAGCTCAGcaagcacaacaggcccaacAACAAGCACAGCAGAatcagcagcagcaacaacaggTAATTATTCCGACGATTTTCATTCGCCGATTGCATTTCCtttcaattaattcaaaatctaatgaaatcgaaactttcagcaacaacaacaagcgcagcaacagcaacagcaacaacaaaaacgagCTGAGACTTTAGCACCGAAATTGCAAGCAAATCGTACACCAAATATCCTGCCACAAGGAGCTCAGGGTCAACTTATTCGGCCCGCAAGTTCTGTATCAACTCAAACGGCTCAGAACCAAGCAATGCTGAATCAAAAGCAGAGTAAAATGCGTACCAAACAGCATCCCACTGTTCGGCCAGCCGTTCCCAATTTGAAAACAGATGCGtcaaaccaaacaaaaactgGAAATATGGCTGGTCAGCAACAACAGAGCGTACACACCGTTGCGACCTCAGCCGGAAACAAGTAAATAACATTTCTAAAGGTGATAGAGCTGTAACTAATCAAGACTTTTTACCATTTTAGGATGGTAGTGTTTGGTGGAACCACCATGATTTCTCAACAAATGCAAAACTCGTTAAACAATGTTGGCAATGATAAGCAACAGCAACAACTACAACAACAGATGAAAGTTCAACAACAACATATGATACAGGTAAGCGGTGGTTCATTAGCCAAGATGTTGAGGGCTCATAACTCTATCGGAGTTGCTACTACCGAGGAATTATGAATCTCGGATAGCAATAACTCTCGAAGGGTAATGACTGTCGGAAACTTTTCGCGCTCGGAATGGTTGCAATGGAAatttgttaatgaaaaaattatttacagcagcaacaacaacagcaggcTTTACTGCAGCAACAACAAGCCATTCAACAACAAATACAGCTTCAGCAGCAACTTCAGCTTCAACATCAAATTCAAATCCAACCAGCCCAACAGCAACAATTTAGTATCCAAAGTCAACAGCAACATCAGCAACAAGtgcaaaatcaattaattcaaCAGCAACAAGCGCATGGAACAATACTTCAGCAACAAATTGTGGTTCAGCCACAGCAACAACAAACCCAAGTCAATCAAATGACAATCACCACATCCAGTCCGAACGTGCAACAACACGTCAACATTCAACCGAAGCCTCCACTCCTCATTAGTCAACAATCCACATCCCAGGCCCAACAAATTGACAATCATCGTCCTGTAATGTCTATGGTTTCCATATCCGGTAACACAACGATGTCCAGCGGACCAACGCTAATGGCCCAATCTCAGCCGATAAATTCAATGTGCCATTTGACCACACCGCTGACATCTCCACCACAAGTACCATTGATACCACCACCGAATCCATTGGTTGCAATGTCTACGCTCTCCGCCGGTCCATACAACAGCAACTCTGTGACAGTTACTCCGAGTCTGGTGCATTCGaacaaagagaaaacaaatgaagtggCTCCGAATACAGTTTCGTCGGAAAAGAATGCCGATAGTGAAAATGTTCTAAGTACACCCGtgacaacgacgacaacaTCAAATGGGGACagtaaagaaaatgaagttacTCCAATGGACACAACACCAGCTGAAGGTTAGTAGGATCGGCACAAACGGGTAGATCTTGAATAGCATAGAATATAATTGTAAGAATGAGTCCACGACGTTAACTGCACGGGAAAATCGAACATACTTGTACTCACGAGAGATCGAGGTGTGTTTTTTAGCACTTGGGCCAAGGGCTGATAACGTGCCGATTCGGAACATTTTGTGTTAACTATTGCCATAATTTCCTAGCAGTAAATCGTGACAGGACTTCATGTTACGTTTTGGTGCATATCGTATCATCTTTGCTGTTATCGCAAATTGTGCAATATCGACGACCGTAGTATGACTGCATGTGATATACACTTGTATATAGAAGTACACCATGCCTGCAAAATTGTACAACTTACAGTCACATCACCACTTTTTCAGTGTGTAGTAGCGGCACCAGACTCCGGACTGGTACATGTTGGACAcatattgttctttcattcataaaaaaggTTAACAAGGAAATAACCATAGGTGTCCTGTTACATGTCCGGAAACTGGACCGTACTAAAAGCACATTTCTTAACTGACCGCTAGAATTTCGATAGGATTGTTGTAAAATCTGTTATCAATTCCTCCAGATAAGTGCGATGTCTCCTCACATTTCTATGTTTCTACATAACAAAGCACCAGGTAGAGCTCATCAAATAAGCGATGTTGTCTTTTCACAAATTCagttacaaaattatttatttgtggtCTGTGTCAATGGGGAAttgagcaaaacaaaaaataaaatgaaaaagtagGTTGATAAACAGATGACTTTACCTTCTCGCCTGCAGACTTCTATGGTTTCGATATCATTTTGACAATTAGGTTCtctcctaaatttttttaaatttcatttatatgtcgaatattattttcagcgtttttaaattctaacatacatcaaatttttgcttatttgttttttaattgtaaaaatattggtaaagtTAGCAGAATTACCAACGTTCGTCAACATGCGACCAACGCGCCATCTTAATTATTCACAAGAAGCTGTTacaatttacatataaaagtATCAGGATGTTTAGCAAATAATCAAACCAAATATcctttaaattttagaatttgaccttttaaattttgttatttaaattcgtcactttttcaactttataaaaaaaacagcacATTTTTTGGCATAGTGTACAATAATTTTTGGTTGCTGTTTGTACatggaattgaaataaattcatatgCGAGACATTAtcatttcaatagaaaatgtaaattgtctGAGTGGACTggttttgttgaataaatttcgtacattcaataaaacaaagaTCAAATGGATATGTGTAACAGAAATGAACTCAACTCTCTTCTCGCGTAGCAGGCAATAATTACGAAAGTAAACACCAAAATTGATTGATCAACGTGTTTACTGAATTTCACtagaattaatttgaatttaatagaAGCCACACTGAAGTATTCAGCCAATTCGTTTTAACAACCTAAATCAGTGGAATGTATGTGGAAtgtgattaatttgaaaatctcgTTAGTGGCTGGTTCTTAGATGTTAAAAACTATGGTTCATAAATCGAATCTACTACAATTTTTGATCGAAATACGTTCAGcagagtttaaaaaaatcttttacttcttttacTCCCGAAGTTACAGAACTCGAAATACATGAGCACaactagaaaattttgtaagaaaatgttagtcgACTATCATGTGCACTAGAACCataaagaatcatgaaagtcgaAATCAGAAAAGGAGATAACATAAGAGATTATCATGATTATTTATGGTTCTAGTTCAGACTTAGCTGCTTTAGGTGACTTTCCTGTAAGTGACATTAAAGTCGTCGGATTATTCACAAATCAACACTAATACACGCTTATTTTTGATGTCTCTGTCACTGACGAATGAACCCTCCGAAAAAGGTTAATTATCCTAAATAATATTTGTTATCACACACTTACGTCACGGtgagtgaagttatttcaatcatttaatttttatggttACTCTGGACAATACTGTTTTTTACCCATGCGACAAAAAGgacaaaaaagttgtaaaatcGGGGGTGTTGCCTGCGGCCAGAGCGTTGCGAGAGCCACAAGTCACTcgcgaaaatgaaatttcctactttttcccGATGTCAACGCAATGTTTTTTACAACCAAGGATCTCGAATCTGACAATTTTCTCGTCTGTTTGaagaaaagtatttttttttcgttttattcgaatttttttgatccgaggcgaggccgatttgccttattttctcccccCAATAAGCCATGAGAAAATTCAGTTTGACGACTGGttaaatgacatttctagtgagaaaagtgcagcactttctctcccatgaggagaaaatagaacatttctcattcaaacagtcactttgtttatgttttcgaaaatggtatgccgaattgatgttttcgttttgtggAGAAAAACTGCAAAACACAACATGcacacatgaaaaacgttgtgttcacctctgggaGATATACGAAATTCCAACTCAAGCGAAGTTACGGTcatcgcttcgctctggccacaaacatCACTCTTGTTGGAAATTCCTATTGTCTCCCCTCGGtacaaaaataactatttcacaacTCAGACgagaaaatagctattttctcacctcatcTGATACGTATTTTTGATATGCATGTTTGTGAAAAACATGTTGGTAACCTCGGgcaaaaagttggaaattctGGTGCTCAAATAAAGAGTGTAGTTGTCGCTTTCCTCACTTACTGTAGGTACTGATATTACAAGCGCAAATGTACCAGCTGGTTTTCATCCGTTTCAAATTCTGCACCTCATTGAAATTCACCCGGTGTAACATTCATTTCCAAAACCGAGCCACCAGAACTCTTTTAATTACCACCAATTCAAGTcataaaatcgagaaaaaaaattcagactcgaaatttcagttaaattttcatatcAATGAACCACTAAATCCAAACAAATATTACTCCAGTATCAACCGCTGACACCTCTCAACCATAATAAATTAATCCAATTATAGTCATACAGTAAATTCCACTAACATCGCACTTCACACATATTATAATCGTCAATGGTGTACCGAAATCAACTCTCCACTTTTTATTGTGTATATATGACATGGCATACACGAAAGCTTTGCATGTACTAATGCTAACGATATATTCGGTTCTGAGAACAAATATAAATGAACGAGAaatagaagtaaaaaaaaccaacaaaacacgaaatttaatttttctttcaaaaaacatatttgCGCAGTTCCGTAAAAGACGCTTTTTTAGCCAGTGAGGTTTTTCGGTGAGAGAGCGAAACGAGGTGAATCATGAAGTGTTTTCAATTAATATTATACACATCGTCATAATGTGTTCGTCGTTTGAGCTCGAAACAATAAACCAACATCGCATTTGAATATTACATATTCGGTTAGTTTGCGTCAATATAGCAAttcatttacaataaaaaaatttctatgtaTAACACTCTCGGTTGACTTTATAATATATTTATCCGAAATATCATTGATGGCATGtgttgtgtacaaaaaattaatattttttttttatcatgaaAATTGTGCGTGTAAACGATGCAAActaatgaaatcatttttattccatCAGGTGATGATGCATCGCAAACGGATTTAAAATCTAATACGGATACAACAGCAATCACAACAACAACCAGTACACCATCAACCACTGCAGTAAAACTTGAAAGCATATCGTCATTGACAACATCGACCAGCAATTCAACATTGACGACATCAACAACAACGTCCGTTGCAGATGCAAATGATAGTTGCATTGGTGGCACCGGCAGTAGTGGCAGCATCGTAACCAACGGTACAACGTGCAATGCGGCTTCATCGCCGAGCAGTAATTTGctcaacaataacaataaaaatgaaaaaggtCTGCCCAAAGCAATGGTGAAACCGAACGTTCTGACCCATGTGATTGGAGACTTTGTCATACAGGAAGCGAACGAACCGTTCCCGTTGACCCGACAACGTTATCCGGATGATGCGGCTGATGAACCGCCAAGTAAGTTTATATCTTTTATGATCCGTTCGAATATCGAAATAAATGTTATATTGATGCACCTCCTGCACCGACACCCTTCAGCGATTAATGTTCCGTTTCGTGTATAgaggaatgaaaaaaaaaaattgaataactaTGAGCATGTCATTAAGTGAATGCTATTCAAGTGACCCATATTTTGCCAATTTTATATGTGGCACTTCACAAAATCATGGCTTCGATTGTGTATACACACCGTAGATATATATATCACGAGTATGGCTTGCTGTATCGATTTATTGAATATTTGATGTAACATTGAACATGTGAACGAGGCATTTTAACATTATTATCGGTGTTTGTATGATTGAATGAAACGATTTAAAGCTCGTGAATAATGAATTGTgaagataaatttaaattatttttctgtttcctAAGAATTTCGAACTAGCGCTTTCACTGATATGTTAAACAGAATGTTTAGCTAAAATGTAGTAAAGCGTAGGATCGAAATTTTGAATGGCAGTTTTAAGAATGGAAATCTTTTTGCAAGTTAAAAAAGCTTCTGAGATCTGAGGTCATCACTGCTTCATTCCATCGTGTAAAGCGATTTATTATTCATCTTGCACaccgcactgctcctagcatgaacataaaaaaaatgcttaggctgatgaaatcactgTTAGCACTACGTTACTTTTGTAAAGATAGATAACTTGTATCAAAAGCTCTATACCAGGCAAAAgatcaacattttttgtctGTCAAAAAAAGTCCCAAACATCCACCGTTTTCAAAACGTAAACAAACTGGAGCTCTTAGGGACCTTTTTTGACAGATAAGAAATGTTGATCTTTTGcctggtatagagcctttgcTTGTactcgttgtatgagttaaaacatagaATCGTAAGGATCCTATGCAGTAGCTCTTATCACAagagcctccaaatttgacacttgtcagtTCGGTGTTCATGCTCAGAGTGCTGTGCATTGCGTCATGCTGTGAAAAATTCGCTCCAATTCAACTGAGCTCTTCAATTGCATCTTCGATCAGATTTGTGGACTGCAGTCGTGTTAAGCCAAAAAACCGTACCGCATATTGTTTGTGCGCTTTGAAGAGCTTTCGAAATCTTAGAGCTTCTTTTGGATGCAATTGAATAAGTGGACTACAAACGAAGCTAAAAGCTATCGGAAGAGCCCCTTATGGTGTTTTGGATTGCTAATCCAAATCGAATATCGTTATGTTCGTTGTGACGTGTGTAGAAGACTTTGTGATCTCAGTTCAGTAGTTTTGTCTCAGTAATTTTTTCAACCGGTGGAGCAACCGGTATTGAGACTCAGTAGTTTTTATGCCACACGaatgaaattgtttggaaACGACTTTGGAGGCTCTCTTATTCATTTATCAGGTGCTCATGACATGAGCCTCATGTAACTTACGCTTCACACGTCTTTTCTGAAGCCACTTCTTTGTTGGTACAATTTACACAAGTCACAGGATGACGCACTGTTCTCAGTTAATGGTACCCTGGGTTCCATGTTCTCCATGAAACCCTTTTTTGGGTGCAACTCATTTTCAGCAGCTTTTTTGCAACTCTTGTAACTGGTTCGTCCCTCGAATAATCCTTATCTTCTCTCAAGTTTTCTTGGATCAATTATAACGCGGAATTTTCTATATTCTAACTGAAACCACCTTAAGTACCACTTAACTAACGAACaattttgtgcatttttaGAAAAACGCCAAACCATCGAAGCCGTCGAAAAACCATCGTCCTGTGAAAATTGCCGCAAACTAGAAAAATCGTCGAAAAAGAAGAAGCAATACTGTTCTCAAGCCTGTGCCAAGGCAGCAAACAAATCAACCGACGATCAATCAACACTACAATCACCCGACCAAACCACACCGAACGAACCGACATCGAACGGTAATTCTCAAAAGCAACAAGCGAATGTATCGCGTACCCAGACCAATGACACAACAAACGCATCTGATAGCAGCACGAATGAAAAATCAGCATCGGAAGTGGTGGCAAAATGGACCGTTGCGGAAGTGTGTGAATTTATACGTAACTTACAGGAATGCAGCACCCATGCTGAAGACTTTGAGAATCAGGAAATTGATGGTCAAGCATTGCTACTGTTGAAGGAAGACAATTTGGTGAATGTGATGCAAATGAAATTGGGTCCGGCTGTTAAGTTAGTGGCACGCGTAAGGGAAATGGTTGAAAAGAATCAAGAGCAGTAGATTGTACGCTATGACGATTGCAGAAagtggttttttgttgttgtcaggagcgaagaaaatgcaattttgtaGATATCTGTAGTGTAAATAAGACACGGACATTATTGCTCTGGATAGGTATTATAATTGTAGTGAGTACgaagaacattttcattttaattaattaattaatcaatTGTAACTAGTGATAAGTTTAAGTAGAACAAcaagaaacatttatttatcgtaAAAGTTTAAGGTTACAAATGTACTTGATAATATGCACAGCTTCAGACCAGCATGCTAACAATTTTTAAAGATCTACGgaacaaagaaatattttaacactCAATAGGACAAAAGAATTGGCCGATGTTTTTTCCccggaaaacttttttttttgagtctGTAATTTGAACATGTCTGCAACCATTAACAATTTTAAGTTGaatttgtacaaaatttttacattttttacgGTCATTCGTAATGATGTTAGTAAATAtctcgaaattgaaaaatggaattgtgAATTTTCACCGGAGGAAATGTTGTA
Above is a genomic segment from Bradysia coprophila strain Holo2 unplaced genomic scaffold, BU_Bcop_v1 contig_24, whole genome shotgun sequence containing:
- the LOC119078052 gene encoding polyhomeotic-proximal chromatin protein-like isoform X5 → MERRTYRFFTKRSEHYNNLQKEEEKLNNSINNNNLQVASGGASPLKDHSNIQNNRVPTSTASETSRVESRLESTNTQPTEQNQKNSPSQPQQRQQPAVSSPNVLAKTYTTKNTVTSTQSSTTSHVQSNTTTTSSNERPLKCLETLAQKAGITFDEKYEVASTLLTLEKSQSPAQQVAAPTSVPLQISQEQLQQLYLQQAYGGAVQVKQEFPNQTISNMELKQQIADHNQQQVQQMQIVEAPPSPHQPPNSSAMSMPQQNQQNATINTMSPLQLSSGQMPADWGGRVQVVQQQIQNPQYLQGMYGAPQVLMNGNILTPGLGPQVQVIAAGKHFQGGQLTSQMLAQGKQMIGNGQGFSGTYTLPTIPSSQQQTLLFSPVSAVNVISSPQQQQQQNILPALTSNQGNANKQPTQQDLQKAALGQKVLQKITANGTLSNNQIQGNNQAGGQCVQVSQAMPTAQMISPIQQAGAQHMQFAPWNAIPQFQWTNGLSPQPMLAQNNRYIIATNQDGTAGLQFIQHNPQTNQTIQTQPQTQTLALSNLQQAVQQQQQQQQQQQQQQQQQQAQQQQQQQQKRAETLAPKLQANRTPNILPQGAQGQLIRPASSVSTQTAQNQAMLNQKQSKMRTKQHPTVRPAVPNLKTDASNQTKTGNMAGQQQQSVHTVATSAGNKMVVFGGTTMISQQMQNSLNNVGNDKQQQQLQQQMKVQQQHMIQQQQQQQALLQQQQAIQQQIQLQQQLQLQHQIQIQPAQQQQFSIQSQQQHQQQVQNQLIQQQQAHGTILQQQIVVQPQQQQTQVNQMTITTSSPNVQQHVNIQPKPPLLISQQSTSQAQQIDNHRPVMSMVSISGNTTMSSGPTLMAQSQPINSMCHLTTPLTSPPQVPLIPPPNPLVAMSTLSAGPYNSNSVTVTPSLVHSNKEKTNEVAPNTVSSEKNADSENVLSTPVTTTTTSNGDSKENEVTPMDTTPAEGDDASQTDLKSNTDTTAITTTTSTPSTTAVKLESISSLTTSTSNSTLTTSTTTSVADANDSCIGGTGSSGSIVTNGTTCNAASSPSSNLLNNNNKNEKGLPKAMVKPNVLTHVIGDFVIQEANEPFPLTRQRYPDDAADEPPKKRQTIEAVEKPSSCENCRKLEKSSKKKKQYCSQACAKAANKSTDDQSTLQSPDQTTPNEPTSNGNSQKQQANVSRTQTNDTTNASDSSTNEKSASEVVAKWTVAEVCEFIRNLQECSTHAEDFENQEIDGQALLLLKEDNLVNVMQMKLGPAVKLVARVREMVEKNQEQ
- the LOC119078052 gene encoding polyhomeotic-proximal chromatin protein-like isoform X6 — encoded protein: MERRTYRFFTKRSEHYNNLQKEEEKLNNSINNNNLQVASGGASPLKDHSNIQNNRVPTSTASETSRVESRLESTNTQPTEQNQKNSPSQPQQRQQPAVSSPNVLAKTYTTKNTVTSTQSSTTSHVQSNTTTTSSNERPLKCLETLAQKAGITFDEKYEVASTLLTLEKSQSPAQQVAAPTSVPLQISQEQLQQLYLQQAYGGAVQVKQEFPNQTISNMELKQQIADHNQQQVQQMQIVEAPPSPHQPPNSSAMSMPQQNQQNATINTMSPLQLSSGQMPADWGGRVQVVQQQIQNPQYLQGMYGAPQVLMNGNILTPGLGPQVQVIAAGKHFQGGQLTSQMLAQGKQMIGNGQGFSGTYTLPTIPSSQQQTLLFSPVSAVNVISSPQQQQQQNILPALTSNQGNANKQPTQQDLQKAALGQKVLQKITANGTLSNNQIQGNNQAGGQCVQVSQAMPTAQMISPIQQAGAQHMQFAPWNAIPQFQWTNGLSPQPMLAQNNRYIIATNQDGTAGLQFIQHNPQTNQTIQTQPQTQTLALSNLQQAVQQQQQQQQQQQQQQAQQVQQAQQAQQAQQQAQQNQQQQQQQQQQAQQQQQQQQKRAETLAPKLQANRTPNILPQGAQGQLIRPASSVSTQTAQNQAMLNQKQSKMRTKQHPTVRPAVPNLKTDASNQTKTGNMAGQQQQSVHTVATSAGNKMVVFGGTTMISQQMQNSLNNVGNDKQQQQLQQQMKVQQQHMIQQQQQQQALLQQQQAIQQQIQLQQQLQLQHQIQIQPAQQQQFSIQSQQQHQQQVQNQLIQQQQAHGTILQQQIVVQPQQQQTQVNQMTITTSSPNVQQHVNIQPKPPLLISQQSTSQAQQIDNHRPVMSMVSISGNTTMSSGPTLMAQSQPINSMCHLTTPLTSPPQVPLIPPPNPLVAMSTLSAGPYNSNSVTVTPSLVHSNKEKTNEVAPNTVSSEKNADSENVLSTPVTTTTTSNGDSKENEVTPMDTTPAEGDDASQTDLKSNTDTTAITTTTSTPSTTAVKLESISSLTTSTSNSTLTTSTTTSVADANDSCIGGTGSSGSIVTNGTTCNAASSPSSNLLNNNNKNEKGLPKAMVKPNVLTHVIGDFVIQEANEPFPLTRQRYPDDAADEPPSKKTPNHRSRRKTIVL